Proteins from a single region of Primulina tabacum isolate GXHZ01 chromosome 5, ASM2559414v2, whole genome shotgun sequence:
- the LOC142547733 gene encoding serine/threonine-protein kinase ATM-like isoform X2: protein MLCQSWTDLVLLYMETCLSAENVGRLNPKEEVFCSTLTRHPLLENQTGDIPDDLQDNIILGFVGIFSHARDEVKISRKLVECINTYLLEDRPNLGGKSLEIHQAINHFVFRYWFATHDQSLNDSLICYGKLQESAWAFFIDVFYCSRCKIIAEVSFSLE from the exons ATGTTGTGCCAATCATGGACAGATCTTGTGCTTCTCTACATGGAAACATGTCTGAGTGCAGAAAATGTCGGTCGATTGAACCCAAAAGAAGAGGTTTTCTGCTCCACCTTGACACGTCATCCACTTCTTGAAAACCAGACTGGAGATATTCCCGATGATCTTCAAGATAACATTATTTTGGGCTTTGTTGGAATTTTTTCTCATGCAAG GGATGAGGTAAAAATTTCTCGCAAGCTTGTGGAGTGCATCAATACATATTTATTAGAGGATAGACCAAATTTAGGTGGCAAATCCCTGGAAATTCATCAAGCAATAAATCATTTCGTGTTTCGGTACTGGTTTGCAACTCATGATCAAAGTCTAAAT GATTCTCTTATTTGCTATGGGAAGTTGCAA GAATCTGCTTGGGCTTTCTTTATTGATGTTTTTTACTGCTCCAGGTGTAAAATCATCGCTGAAGTCAGCTTTTCCCTTGAATGA
- the LOC142547733 gene encoding serine/threonine-protein kinase ATM-like isoform X3: protein MLCQSWTDLVLLYMETCLSAENVGRLNPKEEVFCSTLTRHPLLENQTGDIPDDLQDNIILGFVGIFSHARDEVKISRKLVECINTYLLEDRPNLGGKSLEIHQAINHFVFRILLFAMGSCKNLLGLSLLMFFTAPGVKSSLKSAFPLNEVGVLLRF from the exons ATGTTGTGCCAATCATGGACAGATCTTGTGCTTCTCTACATGGAAACATGTCTGAGTGCAGAAAATGTCGGTCGATTGAACCCAAAAGAAGAGGTTTTCTGCTCCACCTTGACACGTCATCCACTTCTTGAAAACCAGACTGGAGATATTCCCGATGATCTTCAAGATAACATTATTTTGGGCTTTGTTGGAATTTTTTCTCATGCAAG GGATGAGGTAAAAATTTCTCGCAAGCTTGTGGAGTGCATCAATACATATTTATTAGAGGATAGACCAAATTTAGGTGGCAAATCCCTGGAAATTCATCAAGCAATAAATCATTTCGTGTTTCG GATTCTCTTATTTGCTATGGGAAGTTGCAA GAATCTGCTTGGGCTTTCTTTATTGATGTTTTTTACTGCTCCAGGTGTAAAATCATCGCTGAAGTCAGCTTTTCCCTTGAATGAG
- the LOC142547733 gene encoding serine/threonine-protein kinase ATM-like isoform X1 gives MLCQSWTDLVLLYMETCLSAENVGRLNPKEEVFCSTLTRHPLLENQTGDIPDDLQDNIILGFVGIFSHARDEVKISRKLVECINTYLLEDRPNLGGKSLEIHQAINHFVFRYWFATHDQSLNDSLICYGKLQVSLTRPVDDGSLLLEQHVDVNNHVMSKELDQMSTSSANLCSCVKSSLKSAFPLNEVGVLLRF, from the exons ATGTTGTGCCAATCATGGACAGATCTTGTGCTTCTCTACATGGAAACATGTCTGAGTGCAGAAAATGTCGGTCGATTGAACCCAAAAGAAGAGGTTTTCTGCTCCACCTTGACACGTCATCCACTTCTTGAAAACCAGACTGGAGATATTCCCGATGATCTTCAAGATAACATTATTTTGGGCTTTGTTGGAATTTTTTCTCATGCAAG GGATGAGGTAAAAATTTCTCGCAAGCTTGTGGAGTGCATCAATACATATTTATTAGAGGATAGACCAAATTTAGGTGGCAAATCCCTGGAAATTCATCAAGCAATAAATCATTTCGTGTTTCGGTACTGGTTTGCAACTCATGATCAAAGTCTAAAT GATTCTCTTATTTGCTATGGGAAGTTGCAAGTAAGTTTAACTAGGCCTGTGGATGACGGTTCTCTTTTACTAGAACAACACGTGGATGTGAATAATCATGTGATGAGCAAGGAGCTTGATCAAATGAGCACATCCAGTGCCAATTTGTGTTCCT GTGTAAAATCATCGCTGAAGTCAGCTTTTCCCTTGAATGAG